Proteins encoded within one genomic window of Rossellomorea vietnamensis:
- a CDS encoding alpha/beta hydrolase yields the protein MKTVLPKPFTFEAGPRAVLLLHGFTGNSADVRMLGRFLEKKGYSSHAPHYKGHGVPPEELVHTGPEDWWKDVMEGYEHLKSKGYEEIAVAGLSLGGVFSLKLGYTVPVKGIVPMCAPMYIKSEDVMFKGVVDYAREFKKFEGKPEDQIEKEIEEFKKTPMNTLKSLQELIADVRENVDMIYSPTFVVQARHDHMINTDSANIIYDNVESDEKEIKWYEESGHVITLDKEKEQLHEDVYDFLEKLDWTV from the coding sequence ATGAAAACTGTATTACCAAAACCATTTACATTCGAAGCGGGTCCACGAGCCGTATTGCTGCTTCACGGATTCACGGGAAATTCGGCCGATGTCCGGATGCTTGGACGCTTCCTGGAAAAGAAGGGCTATTCATCCCATGCCCCTCACTATAAAGGACACGGTGTTCCACCTGAAGAATTGGTCCATACAGGGCCTGAAGATTGGTGGAAGGATGTCATGGAAGGCTATGAGCATTTAAAGAGCAAGGGGTACGAGGAAATTGCGGTTGCAGGCCTTTCTCTTGGAGGGGTATTTTCTCTTAAATTAGGTTACACTGTACCTGTAAAGGGTATTGTCCCTATGTGTGCGCCAATGTATATAAAAAGTGAAGACGTAATGTTTAAAGGGGTTGTCGATTACGCCCGTGAATTTAAAAAGTTTGAAGGAAAACCGGAAGACCAAATTGAAAAAGAAATAGAAGAGTTTAAGAAAACACCGATGAATACGTTGAAGTCCCTGCAGGAATTGATTGCAGATGTGCGTGAAAACGTGGACATGATCTATTCACCGACATTCGTCGTACAGGCAAGGCATGATCATATGATCAATACGGATTCTGCGAATATCATTTACGACAACGTGGAGTCGGATGAGAAAGAGATCAAGTGGTACGAAGAGTCCGGTCATGTCATTACATTGGATAAAGAAAAAGAACAGCTTCATGAAGACGTCTACGATTTCCTGGAGAAATTGGATTGGACGGTTTGA